From the genome of Thermococcus chitonophagus, one region includes:
- the tfe gene encoding transcription factor E codes for MARRNKALLEIARDIGGDEAVEVIKALEKKGEATDEELAEITGIRVNTVRKILYALYDAKLADFKRIRDDETGWYYYYWHIETKRLPEIIKARKMQELEKLKKMLQEETNEVYYHCGTPGHPKLTFDEAFEYGFTCPICGEILHEYDNSAIIEELKKRIEELEIELGLRKAPKSKSKKSRRK; via the coding sequence ATGGCCAGAAGGAACAAGGCCCTTCTTGAGATAGCAAGGGACATAGGGGGAGATGAAGCTGTAGAAGTAATAAAGGCTCTTGAAAAGAAAGGAGAAGCCACAGATGAAGAGTTAGCTGAAATCACGGGGATTAGAGTTAATACCGTTAGGAAGATTCTTTACGCTCTCTATGATGCAAAGTTAGCCGATTTTAAAAGAATAAGGGATGACGAGACGGGATGGTATTATTATTACTGGCATATTGAGACCAAGAGGTTACCTGAAATCATTAAGGCAAGAAAAATGCAAGAGCTCGAAAAGTTGAAGAAAATGCTCCAAGAGGAAACAAATGAAGTGTATTACCACTGTGGCACCCCAGGGCATCCAAAACTGACTTTTGATGAAGCCTTTGAGTATGGCTTTACATGTCCTATATGTGGTGAAATACTCCATGAATACGATAACTCGGCTATTATAGAAGAATTAAAAAAGAGAATTGAGGAGCTTGAAATAGAGCTGGGCCTGAGAAAAGCTCCAAAATCCAAGTCAAAGAAAAGCAGGAGAAAGTGA